In Entelurus aequoreus isolate RoL-2023_Sb linkage group LG02, RoL_Eaeq_v1.1, whole genome shotgun sequence, one genomic interval encodes:
- the kctd3 gene encoding BTB/POZ domain-containing protein KCTD3 — translation MATNGGDLTTGMGEIIQLNVGGTRFSTSRQTLMWIPDSFFSSLLSGRISTLRDETGAIFIDRDPTAFAPILNFLRTKELDLRGVNISVLRHEAEFYGITPIVRRLLLCEELDRSSCGSVLFHGYLPPPVIPGRKSSSAQSCDERSGPSGAEGLPHGGPSSTPPIPGSPGLDDTHKLGPDPRKVLIVAGHHNWIVAAYAHFVICYRIKESTGWQQVFSSPYLDRTIERIALNAKVVGGPHGDKDKMVAAASESSIILWSIHDGGSGNEIGVFSLGVPVDDLFFIGNQLVATSHTGKVGVWNAVTQHWQVQDVVPITSCDTAGSFLLLGCNNGSIYYIDMQKFPLRMKDNDLLVTELYHDPSNDAITALSVYLTPKTSVSGNWIEIAYGTSSGAVRVIVQHPETVGSGPQLFQTFTVHRSPVTKIMLSEKHLVSVCADNNHVRTWTVTRFRGMISTQPGSTPLASFKILSLEETESHGSYCSGNDIGPFGERDDQQVFIQKVIPVTNKLFVRLSSTGRRICEVQSVDGTTISCFMVRECEGSSRMGSRPRRYLFTGHSNGSIQLWDLTTAMDTANKGEEKKKEDVGGPTEEELLQLLDQCDLSTSRCATPNISPAPSVLHHPRLRESCSSLQLQTQEVVTENQATYGAVRPYRESPLLARARRTESFHSNRDFQNFSFSRGVQDSTDQTTSQPTDTRRSLCDFGPEESERRLSAMEFWSCRSANANIGASTTSVRTKGDGGSQESPRQPPDSPISGAGDARRKVQLQSEEGDVGDGIKAEGSAKKRGVLDVGFLGRKRAPPVPLLSSGSEGGGSDSSTNASPSPTKLASSTSPRHRKLDIESSSQDSSL, via the exons tcTGCTGAGTGGAAGAATATCCACTCTTCGGGATGAAACTGGAGCT ATATTTATTGACAGAGATCCTACAGCTTTTGCACCAATTCTAAATTTCCTCCGAACCAAAGAACTGGACCTGCG TGGCGTCAACATCAGCGTTCTGCGACATGAAGCAGAGTTCTACGGCATAACTCCCATAG TGCGGCGCCTTCTGCTGTGCGAAGAACTGGACCGCTCGTCATGTGGTAGCGTTCTCTTCCATGGTTACCTTCCACCGCCAG TCATCCCTGGTCGTAAGTCAAGCTCCGCCCAGTCCTGTGACGAGCGCTCAGGCCCCAGTGGAGCGGAAGGGTTACCCCACGGTGGTCCCTCTTCAACCCCTCCAATCCCTGGCTCACCTGGATTAGATGACACACACAAACTCG GACCTGACCCTCGCAAGGTGCTCATTGTAGCAGGACACCACAACTGGATTGTAGCGGCGTACGCACACTTTGTCATCTGCTACAG GATAAAGGAATCTACTGGATGGCAGCAAGTGTTCTCCTCTCCTTACCTTGACCGGACCATTGAACGCATAGCGCTCAACGCCAAGGTGGTAGGTGGGCCGCACGGAGACAAGGACAAGATGGTGGCAGCTGCCTCAGAAAGCAGCATCATCCTGTGGAGCATCCACGATGGAGGCAGCGGCAATGAGATAG GTGTGTTTAGCCTCGGTGTGCCTGTGGATGATCTCTTCTTCATTGGAAACCAGCTGGTGGCTACCAGTCACACGGGGAAGGTTGGAGTGTGGAACGCTGTCACGCAGCACTGGCAG GTTCAAGATGTTGTTCCCATCACCAGCTGCGACACAGCAGGATCCTTCCTCTTACTGGGCTGCAACAATGGCTCCATCTACTACATAG ACATGCAGAAGTTTCCACTGAGGATGAAAGATAACGACCTTCTGGTGACGGAGTTATATCATGACCCCTCCAACGACGCCATCACCGCGCTGTCTGTCTACCTCACACCCAAAACCA GTGTGAGTGGCAACTGGATCGAGATTGCTTACGGGACAAGCAGTGGTGCAGTGAGAGTCATCGTGCAGCACCCAGAGACCGTTGGCTCGGGTCCTCAGCTCTTCCAGACGTTCACCGTGCACAGGAGCCCTGTGACCAAGATCATGCTGTCTGAAAAACACTTGGTCTCAG TGTGTGCTGATAACAACCACGTCAGGACTTGGACGGTGACACGCTTCCGAGGGATGATCTCCACCCAGCCGGGGTCCACACCTTTGGCCTCCTTCAAAATACTCTCCTTGGAGGAAACCGAGAGCCATGGCAGCTATTGCTCAGGAAATGATATCG GTCCATTTGGAGAGAGAGATGATCAACAGGTGTTCATCCAGAAGGTCATCCCGGTTACCAACAAACTCTTTGTCAGGCTCTCATCCACAGGGAGAAG AATCTGTGAAGTCCAATCTGTGGATGGGACCACCATCTCTTGCTTTATGGTTCGGGAGTGCGAAGGTTCCAGTCGGATGGGATCCAGACCACGTCGCTATCTGTTTACTGGCCACAGCAATGGTAGCATCCAGCTGTGGGACCTGACCACCGCAATGGACACTGCCAATAAGGGAgaggagaagaagaaagaag ATGTTGGTGGACCCACAGAAGAAGAACTGTTGCAGCTGTTGGACCAGTGTGATCTAAGCACCTCCCGCTGTGCTACACCTAATATTAGCCCCGCCCCTTCTGTGCTGCACCACCCACGCCTCAGAGAATCTTGCTCAAG TCTGCAGTTGCAGACCCAGGAAGTCGTCACAGAGAACCAGGCCACCTACGGAGCTGTGCGGCCCTACAGAGAGAGCCCCCTGCTGGCCCGCGCTAGACGAACAGAGTCCTTCCACAGCAACCG AGACTTCCAGAACTTCAGCTTCAGTCGAGGTGTCCAAGACAGCACCGATCAGACCACCAGTCAGCCCACTGACACCCGCCGCTCCCTCTGTGACTTTGGGCCAGAGGAGAGCGAGAGGCGGCTGTCGGCCATGGAGTTCTGGAGCTGCCGCAGTGCCAATGCCAACATCGGAGCTTCGACCACTTCCGTCAGGACCAAGGGAGATGGCGGGAGTCAGGAATCTCCACGGCAACCCCCTGATAGCCCCATTTCAGGAGCAGGTGATGCCAGGCGTAAGGTGCAACTGCAGTCTGAGGAGGGTGACGTGGGAGATGGGATCAAGGCGGAGGGAAGTGCAAAAAAGAGGGGAGTGCTCGATGTTGGCTTTCTAGGGAGGAAGAGGGCGCCACCGGTGCCCCTTCTGTCCTCTGGCTCTGAAGGTGGAGGCAGCGACTCCTCGACTAACGCTTCTCCATCACCAACCAAACTGGCGTCCTCCACCTCGCCACGACACAGGAAGTTGGACATAGAGTCATCCAGTCAGGACAGCAGCCTCTGA